The following nucleotide sequence is from Pseudobutyrivibrio ruminis HUN009.
ATTAGAATTAGATAAATGTAGTCACAACTTCCATATATTTGGAGCACTTTGGGAAGAGCTAGATTTAAAACACGCCACACTTCATCGTGAGATTCCATTCAATCTTACATTTACCGTTTTTTCCAAGGCTAAAATATCTGTAAATATTATGCCTAATTTTAAAGCAGGTAGCCACGACCGAGTATTCTCAGGCCAGCTTAATGGAGCTGTTTCACTCACAGACCCTACCACCTTACTTTTATCAGAATACCAGCATGATAAAAACATTCTCTTCTACGACTTAAATCACATGGATGATATTTCTTCAATGGTAGATAGACATCTGGATAAGCCTGATGAGCTGAAAAAAATAGCCCAAGGCGGATTTAATATCGCAAATGCGAATCACACCTGGGCTAATATTGCAACTTTAATTTTAAAAAATCTTTAATCCAAATTAAGCATTTCCTGGTAGAAAGCGAAGTAATCCTTTCTACCTTCTTTTGTAAATTGGATAGCTGTTCTAGGATGCTGATTTAAAAGACCAGTTGTAAGGTATTGCATATCATATCCCCATACAACGCCCTGCTCCTTTAATGGCATCATATAGTCCTCTACAAACTTAATTGCATATCTCTCCTTATATTTTGGATTCTTAAGGAAGCCAAGAAGAAGCTCCATAGCACAGTTTCCTGCACCACGTCCCATACTACAATATGTAGCGTCCAAATAATCTACATTGTCACCAACAGCCTCTATCGTATTTGCGAATGCAAGCTTCTGATTATCATGTGCATGCATTCCCACCTTTTTGCCATACTTAGACGCAATTTCATAGTACATATCAGCAATACGCTCTGTCTGCTCTGGATATAGAGAGCCGTAGCTATCTACAATATAAATGCATGAAATAGGTGTCTGACAAACAATATCAAGGGCTGACTTGATATCCTCCATTGAGGCTGTAGAAATAGCCATAATATTACAAGTAGTCTCGTAACCTTTCTTATATGCATCCTCAATCATCTGTACTGCCCCAGGAAGCTGATGAAGATATGTTGCAACACGAATAAGATCCACAGGGCTTTCTGCCTTAGGATGAATATCCTCCTTGTAATTGCAACGGCCAACATCCGCCATGATTGCAAGCTTCAAATCAGTATTGTTGTCCCCAACAATCTTTCTAATATACTCATCAGATGAAAACTTCCATGGGCCAAAAGAATTCTCATCGAACTGCTCTTTATCAGCACGATAGCCCATTTCCATATAGTCAACTCCAGCCTTTACATTTGTAAGATAAAGAGCTTTAGCAAATTCATCTGTGAAATAAAAATCATTTACAAGGCCTCCATCGCGAAGTGTAGCATCCACTACTCGTACGCTTTCCCTTACTTCCAAAAGCTTTGAAATTTCCTTTTTCATCTGTCCATCCTCCAGTTACTTTAGTGATTAAAAGTGGTAAAGTAAATTATAAACGTATCTGACCAAAAAAACAAGCCTATTGCAGATTATCTCCGCAATAGGCAAATAATTATACTACTTCGAATTTCATAGCGCTTTCATTAAGCTGCTTGGTAACAATACTGTTTTTATCCATATCATCATTAATGCCCTGGATTTCACTAACAATATCAGTAGCTGCTGTAGCAGACATATTTATCGCCATTGAGCTTTCCTGAATAGAATCTCCAATTGTAAGAATCTTTGCAGACATTTCATCCATAACTTCGTTAAGATTATTTGTCTTATCCGAAAATGCAGCAAGCATTTCTTCAATCATAGTGGCTGTGTTTTCAAACTTATCACCAGTCTCTACAAATGCATCGTAATCACGTAAAACATTTTCATTAATAAACTGGATAACCTGAACCGCATTGTCTGACAATGCTTGAACTGCTGTAGTAACTTTCTCAGAGATTTCCTGAATATTTCCAGCTGTGTCTCTAGAGTTTGCAGCCAGCTTACTGATTTCGTCTGCTACTACCGCAAAACCTCTACCAGCTTCACCAGCACGAGCAGCTTCAATAGAAGCATTAAGTGCAAGTAAGTTTGTCTGACTAGCAATATCAAGAATATCGTTAGTCAAATCGCTAATCTGATTAACCTGCTCTGATTCTTTAACAGATTCTTCAAGGACACATGAAAGCTCTTCAATTTTGCTGCCCGTATTAGCTTTCTTGCTATTAGCTTCTTTTTTGATTTCATCAGCCTGAAGCTTAATCTCATTAGCTTTTTCTGAGCCTGTTTGTGATTCCTCACTAATAGCTGCAGTAGCTTTCTTAGCGATCTTAAGTTTGTCCTCTAAATCTACAGTTGAGAATGTAATTGTTTCCATAGAAGCAACCAATTCTTCCATGGCTGCAGAAGTATTTGTAACATTGTTGCTAGCACTCTGAAGCTTTCCAACCATGCTATCTGCAGAAGTCTTCAAAACATTTGCGCCAAATTTTACATCCTTAATTACATTCTGTAATGTCTCCATAAACTGGTTAATATTGTCAGAAATAAGACTAAGCTCAGTCTTTGTATTTGTATTAAGACGAGCTGTCAAATCACCTCTTCCATTATCAATATTGCTGATAATCTCCTGAAGCTCACTTGACATTTTCATAATTGTTTTATTCACTCTTACATATGTAAGAACAAACGAAACAACAATTAATACAATTACAAGAGCCATTATAATATAGAATCCAACAGATACTTCTCTTACATAACTATCTAAGTAAGTACCGAATCCTGATTGTAATTGAACAATACCATCATTTACTGCATTTAATGATTCGTTAATTTCGTCCAATTCAGTACCATAATCTCCAAATACAAATTTAACAGCACCTGGAATATCCTGTTTTATAATACAATTTCTAATTTTATCTACTGCTGCTAAATAAGACTCGACATTCTCTCTGTTTGTCGATATAAGCTGTGCACCACCATCTAATTGACTAACTAATAAGCAATCATCCAAATAATTCAAATGAGAATCTATATCAGAAATATAATTGTCCATAACCTCAAAATCTGATTCAGTTATTCTCGTCCCCGACTCTGCCTGTCCTAAATATCTATTAATCTCTGCTGAAATATGAATTACATCTGCTTTCAACTCATAAGCTTCTGTTGCGCATTGAAGCTGACTTTCACATGCCAGTGTTGCCTGTGATTTTAATTTGTATAGTGCAAAGATTGCGGAAAATGCACATATAATAAATGCGACAAAAATCAATAGATTTACTAGAATTGTTTGAAATTTGATTGAGTAAACTAGATTGCTGCCCCCTTTCTTTTCCTCTTTAAAGGAAATATTCTCACCCATTAGTTCTTTTTTCTTTTTCATATTGCCTTCATCCTTTTAGTAATTATATTTTTGCACAGCAATCGTATTCTACACCATTATTCAGAATTATGGAACTAGCAGCACAATAAATATATTGGGTTTTATAGTATTTTTTTAAGATATAAAAAGAGCCCTATAGATTACATCTATAGAGCTCTAATATTAAATTCTAAAAGCCTAAACTATCTCAAATTTTTGAGTACTTGAATTTAATTGCTTTGTAACATCATTATTTTGATCCATAGCTTCATTGATGCCCTGGATTTCACCAACGATTTCCGTAGCAGCCTGAGCGCTCATACCAATAGCATTAGAGCTTTCATTTACAGAATTAGAAATTGTCTCAATTCTATCAGCCATCTCATTCATTACATTGTTTAGATTATCTGCCTTGTCTGAGAATGTAGCCAACATTTCATCAATCATTGTAGCTGTATCTTCAAATTTCGATCCAGTTTCTACGAAGGCATCATAATCAGCCAAAACATTTTCATTGATGAATTCAATAACTTGAACCGCATTATCTGAAAGTGTTTTAACAGCCGCTGTAACCTTAGCAGAAATTTCCTGAATATTTCCAGCTGTATCTCTTGAGTTTGCTGCAAGTTTACTAATCTCATCAGCTACAACAGCGAATCCCTTTCCAGCCTCACCAGCTCTGGCAGCTTCGATAGATGCATTAAGAGCAAGCAAGTTTGTCTGGCTGGCAATGTCCAGAATCTCGTTTGTCAAATCACCAATTTGGTTGACCTGCTCAGATTCTTTTACAGAAACCTCGAGAACTCTAGATAACTCTTCCATCTTAGCTCCAGTGTTATCCTTCTTCTCAGTTGCTTCTTTCTTGATTTCATCAGCTGCCATTTTGATCTCATTTGCTTTAGAAGCGCCTTCTTTTGCCTCGGCATCTATAGCATTCGTAGCCTCTCTAACTTCAAATACCTTGTCATTTAAATCAATTGCTGTAGTAGAAACATTCTCCATTGACGCTGCCAACTCTTCCATTGCTGCTGAAGTATTAGTGACATTATCAGATGCACTTTGAATCTTAACAACCATACTGTCTGAAGATGTACTAAGAACGCTAGCGCCCTCTTTAACATCCTTAATAACACCTTGAAGTGTTCCAAGAAACTCATTGATTCCATCAGATATCATAGCTAGTTCAGTTTTTGTCTTCGTATTAATACGAGCTGTTAAGTCTCCTTTTCCTCTATTGATATTATTTATAATTGATTGTAATTCATAAGAAATACCAAGAATAGTTTTGTTAATTCTAATAAATGAAAGCAGGAAGCTAACTATAATAAGAACCACAACTATTCCCATTACAAAGTAGCCCTTCATTGATACTTGCGAAATGTAGCTATCTAAATATCCTGAAAAACCTTCACTCAATGAAGTAATAGCAGCATCTACAGCATCAAGTGATGCATAAGCAGTCTCCAAATTGGTACCATATTCAGTTGAAACATATCCAATAGCTCCAGCCATATCCGAAGCTGCTATATATCCCTTTAATGTTTCAGCAGATGATGCAAAAGCTTCTGTATTTGTTCTTAAATCCGCAACTATTTGCTCACCATCTGATACATTACTAACTATTATTGATGATTCCATATAAGTAAGATGATTTTCTAAGTCATCTATATATGAGTTCATATCATCAAATTCTGAAGCACTCATTATATTGCCTGCTTCACATTGACCTAAAGTGCGATTTATTTCTGCAGATATATGTATAATATCCTGTCTTAATTGAGCTGATTCCTCAGCACATATCAACTCATTCTCACTTGCCACTAAAGCTTGTGACTTCACACTTTGCATTGCAGTATTTGATATTATCGCATATACGATAAATGCAACTAATATTACTACATTAACAATAATATTTTGAAATGTAATTGATTGGAAAAAATTGCCTTTATTGTGTTCCGCAATCTTTACTACTCCTGCAAGGTTTTCCTTTTGCTCTTCTGAAAGATTTTGGTCTAATCTCTCTCTAATAGCCTCTTTTCTTTCTTCTCTGCCCATAGAACTACCCCCTATATAAATAAACGTCCATTAATTCTCTTAAAATATTATAGTATGAATTTTATAATGTGTAATACAATGCACAAAAAAAACATATTATTTTAAAATATTCATCAAAAAAGAGCCCTTAGGCAAAACCTAAGAGCTCTTTAATATAACGCTACGCTCGATTTAATTAAAATTTACCAGCAGTAGCAGCTTCCTCAACAGAAACAGCAACAGCAACTGTTGCACCTACCATTGGGTTGTTACCCATACCGATAAGACCCATCATCTCAACGTGTGCAGGAACTGAAGATGAACCAGCGAACTGAGCATCTGAGTGCATACGTCCAAGAGTATCTGTCATACCGTATGAAGCAGGACCTGCTGCCATGTTATCTGGGTGAAGTGTACGTCCTGTACCACCGCCTGAAGCAACTGAGAAGTACTTCTTGCCGAGTTCAACGCACTCCTTCTTGTATGTACCAGCTACTGGATGCTGGAAACGTGTTGGGTTTGTAGAGTTACCTGTGATAGATACACCTACGTTCTCATGATGCATGATAGCAACACCTTCCTGAACATCATCAGCGCCGTAGCACTTAACTGTAGCACGAAGACCATTTGAGTATGCCTTCTCTGATACAATGTTAAGCTTAGCTTCCTTGTAATCGTACTTTGTCTCAACATATGTGAAACCATTGATACGAGAAATAATCTGAGCAGCATCCTTTCCAAGACCGTTAAGGATTACTCTAAGAGGCTTCTTACGAACCTTGTTAGCCTTCTCAGCGATACCGATAGCACCTTCAGCAGCAGCGAATGACTCGTGACCTGCTAAGAAACAGAAGCACTCTGTCTCCTCCTCAAGGAGCATCTTTCCAAGGTTACCATGTCCAAGACCAACCTTACGGTGATCAGCAACAGAACCTGGAATACAGAAAGACTGAAGTCCCTCTCCGATTGCTGCAGCTGCATCAGCAGCCTTGCGGCAATTCTTCTTAATAGCGATTGCAGCACCTACAGTGTAAGCCCAGCAAGCGTTCTCGAAGCAGATAGGCTGAATCTTCTTTACCTGCTCGTATACATCAAGACCTGCGTCCTTAGTAATCTTCTCAGCTTCTTCGATTGAGCTGATACCATACTTATTAAGAACTGCGTTAATCTGATCAATTCTTCTCTCATATGATTCAAATAAAGCCATTTTTGTTTCTCCTTTCCTATATTATTCCTGACGTGGATCGATAATCTTTGCAGCATCGTCAACACGACCGTACTGGCCCTTTGCCTTTTCCCATGCTGTGTTAGGATCATCACCCTTCTTAATGAAGTCTGTCATCTTTCCAAGAGAAACAAACTGATATCCGATAACTTCGTTATCATCATCAAGTGCGATACCTGTTACATAGCCTTCAGCCATTTCAAGGTAACGAACACCCTTTTCCTTTGTTGCGTACATTGTACCAACCTGTGAACGAAGACCCTTTCCAAGATCCTCAAGACCAGCACCGATTGCAAGTCCGTCATCAGAGAATGCAGACTGTGTACGTCCGTAAACGATCTGAAGGAAAAGCTCTCTCATAGCTGTGTTGATAGCGTCGCAAACAAGGTCTGTATTAAGAGCCTCAAGGATTGTCTTTCCCTGAAGAATCTCTGCAGCCATAGCTGCTGAATGTGTCATACCTGAGCAACCAATTGTCTCAACAAGTGCTTCCTCGATAACACCATTCTTAACATTTAAAGATAATTTGCAGGCCCCCTGCTGTGGAGCACACCAGCCAACACCGTGTGTGAAACCGCTAATATCAGAAATCTGCTTAGCGTGTACCCATTTTCCCTCTTCAGGGATAGGAGCTGGTTCATGCTTTGCGCCCTTTGCTACAGGACACATGTTTTCTACTTCTTTTGTGTAAATCATTGTAGAACTCCTTTCTATAATTCCATTAATATACTGCTACCTACATTAATGACCTAATTATATAAACGCATAGAAACGCGTTATTGATTACATTTTCTCACTTTCTGTGGTTTTAGTAAAGTATTCTTTTGTATTTTCGTTAAAAAATTATCTAAATATTTAGAAGCTGTGACCTCCACCTGAATGGCCACCGCCACCACCGCCGGAAAAGCCACCGCCACCGCCAGAAAAGCCACCTCCACCACCGTGGTATGTGCTTCCAGCTGATGCAATTCTTCTACGAGTTGTATTTAGTACAGTAGATGTTCCTGCAATGGAAGCTCCAATTAGAAGCATTTCTGCAGGAGTAAATGTCTGAACCCTTGCTCTCTCTCTTACTGCTTTTAAGAAAACAAATAAGAATCCAAGAATTATAGAAACTAGCGCTGTAACTATAAGTCTCATTGGTCTAAGGATCATTCCATCATTAATCAATGTATTGCACTGCTCAAAAACAGCATAAATGCATTCGTAGTACTCTCCATTTGACGCATATCTATAAACATTATCTGTAATATCATATGCATCTGCACTTTTTATCTCGTATTGGGCCTTTCCATATCCTGATAAGTACAACTCTCTGTTGTGCATATCAATCAAAAATGCAACACCATCTTCTCTAGAATTATAATTCTGTGTATAGAAGTCAAAAAGAATAGAATCCTCACTCTGACGATAGTTATACTCATCAGTAGTTGCTACAACATAATTGTAGCTACTATCCAAAGAATCCAGATATTCTTCTAGCTCATCATATTCATCATCGCTAAGCAAATAAGCATCATCGATAATAGTTACATTTGATTTAGCCTCAGCACGAATTGGAAGTAAGAGACATACAACGAATAAGAATATAAAATATTTAGCCTTTCGCATTTTCAAGCTTACCTCCCTTCTTCAAAAACTGTGGTGATGGACGTGTTGCAAGTCTGTTGTACTCTCTAACAGTACAGTCAATAGTAAAGACGATAATCGCAAACACGATAGCTAAAGCTATGTAATAAATAATATCGTTTGGAAGGTTGATTATTCTAATAAGAATTGCTGCAATCCATCCTAAAGTACCAAGTAAAAGAACTGTCTTCTGCCCCTTTTTAACAGCATTAAAGCCTTTAATAATGAACACAAGACTAGAAATATACATAGCTAACATGAGAATAACATTGAGCACATTCGCAACCGCTCTTCCATTCTCAATAACATAAAGTATACCTGCTATGATAAATGCATATCCGCCCTTTAAAAGCAAAAATATAACAACGGCACCAGCACCGGAAAGTGCTGCCTTTGTTGACGATTTAGTAATCTTCTTTTTCGCTTTCTTTTTAATTGGCTTAATATTTTTGCTGGTAACAATATCCTTGCTGCCAAAATATCCCTTATCATCAAGATGATTGTCACGTCTATAGACACCATCTGCAATCTTTGCACCATAGTAAGCTATAAATGAAGAAACAAGTGCAGCAAACCCACAAAGATTCTTTATGCGATAAGTGAAGCTAAAAGTCAAGCTCAGCACAAAAAGAACTAAAAATATAACAATAGAAGCAGCAATTGCAGTGGCATACATCTTTCTTTTATCGATAGGCATATCAGAATAAACAGCACCTGAAGCGCCATTGATTACAGAATATGAAACTCTATCATAATTACGTGTAGTCATGAAATAGACAGGAAGATATGCTCCTTCACATCCCTTATATTGTAGCTTCGAAGCAACATCATTATGAATTCGTTCATCTTCTCTGCTAGTCAAATCATATCCATCTGCTTTAGCTTTAACTTTGTTACAAAGTGAGTTCTTAGCCTCCTCTAATGCATCCTCAACATAGATTTCCTTATCAACAGTAGAATTTTCAACGAAAAATCCTGCCAAAAAGTTTGGATTAAACTTTTCCAATTCATTAAGTGGAAATGGATTAATTGAACCAGAAACATTGTCATCGAATGTCTGTGATGCATCAAATGGAACCTTCATATCATCCACGTCAACTCTAACATTAAACTGGGTTTCTTTTGTAACTTCATAATCTCCACTTGTAGATGTTTTTTTACCAACAAATGAAACATCACCATCTGACGAATAATCATAGAGATAATATGGAGTATAAAGTCCAACAAGCTTGTCAATATTGTCATCGATATTTAATCCATCAGGAACAAAATGAATATGTTTAACTTCCTCTAGATATTTTTCACGAGCTTCCTTTTTTGTGAGATTAAAAGGAAGAATATATTTAGGAACACCACTTTTAGAAAAGTGCTCCTGCATAGTAGTCTGAGTACCGCAGTATGGACAAAACTCCATACCATCGTTATCTATTACCTGAATTTCCCCAGCACAATTAGGACAGGTATAAATTGTAGTATTTATACCTGCCTCATTTTCAATATCATTACCTTTGTATGCTCTTGGATCTGTATACTGACCGCAAGAGCTACAAAGCATTTGCATACGTTCTGGCGAAAACTTCAGTTGCCCTCCACAACTTGGGCAAGGGAACATTGTAGCCATTTTCCAACTTCCTTCCTATGGTCTCTTAGTTCCGCAATTTACGCAGAAATTACCGTAGTTTTCATTGCCACAATTTGGGCAGAACCATCTGCCTGGCTGAGCTGCACCTGCATCCTGAGCTGGAGCTGTCTGAGGCTGGCCCATTTGTGGCTGTACTGGCTGACCTGGCTGTCCAGCAAACTGCTGACCAGCTGCCATACCTGCTGCTCCTGCATTTAATAAATCAGCTGCATTTGCACCACCTGCCTGCATTGCCATGTTCATACCAAAGAATCCCATAGCTGCGCCGTTTGCGTTGCCAGCTGCTGTCTTCATAGCCTCTGCCTGAGCCTGTACAAGTGTTGCACCTGCCATAGCCTGAGAACGAAGTGCACCAGACTTCTGAAGCTCTCTAAGTAAATCAGCATCCTTATCAGGAATAACTGTTGTAAGAATCTGAACAGATGTAATTGCAAGACCGTACTTATCTGTCCATTCCTGATCAAGCTCATCACTCATTGCCTCAGAGATTTCCTTTGTGTATGCAGGAATACCTGAAGGTCTAACGCCAAGAGCTGTAAGCTTGCCAAGCGCTGGCTGAAGGGCCTGGATAAATGTAGCACGAAGCTGATCCTGAATATCGTCAACTGTGTATTCGTTCTTTACGTTACCTGCAAGGTTAACATAAAGCTGAGTAGGATCAGATACTCTCATGCTGTAGTTACCGTTAAGCTTAAGAGTTGTATCTAAATCTAATCCAATGTTGTTATCAAGAATTCTGAAAGGAATTGGTGAAGGTGTACCAAACTTCAAACCAACAATATCCTTAGTGTTAACGAAATAAACTCTCTGTTGAACTGGTTTCTCACCACCGAAGGTAAATCTACGTCCGAATTCCTTAAATACATCAAGAAAGTCACCAGCAAAAATAGAAGCAGAACCATTATCTTCCCATTCATATGCACCTGCCTCTGCAGCAACATCAATAATTCTTCCGCTATCAACTAAAAGAGCACACTGACCTTCGTTTACAATAATTGCAGAGCCATGTGAAATAACATCAACATCCCCCTGAGTGTTTGTACCGCGGCCAGTCATCTTGTGAACAGCTCTTTTAACAAGTACATCTGATGCCATTGAATCAGATACGAATAATTCTTTCCACTGATTTGCAAGTTCACCAGACACTGAGCCTTTAACTGCTTGAATAAGTCCCATTTTTATAAATCCTCCCTAATAAAAATAATCTTTATTTAGTTTAACAAAAAAGACCCATTCTTTAAAGAACGGGTCTTAAAAAATTTAACTTTTTTAGTTTTTCTTAACGATGTTGTCCTGGCTCTTGAAAATGCTATCTGCCTCAACCACTCCTCTTACAGAAGAAAGTGGATAAACATTTGAACGAGGGCAAACTACTGTGCCAGGGTTGAGAACTGAGTTACATCCAACCTCTACATTGTCTCCAAGCATAGCTCCGAATTTCTTTAATCCTGTTTCAATTTTCTCTCCATCACGCGATTTTACAACAACAAGAGTCTTGTCCTGCTTTACATTTGATGTGATTGAACCAGCACCCATATGAGACTTGTAACCAAGAACTGAATCACCAACATAGTTGTAATGAGGTACCTGTACGTTATTAAAAAGAACAACATTTTTAAGCTCTGTAGAGTTACCAACTACACAGTTCTTTCCAACGATAGCTGAACCTCTAATAAAAGCGCACTGACGAACCTCAGCATCCTCATCAATGATAAGAGGTCCGTTTAGATATGCAGAATCAAAAACCTTAGCTGACTTAGCTACCCAAACATCCTCTCCTCTTTTCTCGAACTTCTCTGGATCAAGTGTTGGGCCAAGCTTTTTGATGAACTCAGAAATCTCTGGAAGAACCTCCCATGGATATTCCTTTCCATCAAACAAGTCTTTAGCGATAGTTTCGTCTAAATTATACATAGATTTAATTTTTGTCTGTTCCATAATGTTCCCTTTCTTATATGTAAATTACTTTGCATCTGAATAATTATCGAACTCAAACTCAGTTCTGCAATCGTCATTGAGCTTAAGTCTCGCATCAAAGAATAAACCTTTTTTACTTAAAAATCCAGATATAACATCAGTTTTCTTTTCCAGAATAAGCTTTCTGAATTGGTCCTCTGGAATATCAACACCAGCAACCTTGCCTACATAGAACTGACAGCTGTCTACGTTGTCCCTGATGTTGTTCTTACATCTGTAGCCAAAGTGATTCTTTAAAATAGGCTCGCCACATTTAGGACATTTCAAGCCTTCCATTACCTTTTCTTCGTCTTCGAAAACGAACTTTATTCCAGATACCTTACCAGTCTCATCTTTGTTCAAAGCAAGCTTAGCATCAAACTTTGTTCCCTTCTTAGACTTGAATCCGGATATTGTGGATGTGATACCATCCTTTAAAAGTTCTTTCACCTGAGCTTCTTTAAGCTTTACTCCAGCAATCTGTCCTATATTAAAGCCGCATGAATTCTCAGGATCATCCTTTTTGTAATTGCTGCATCCATAGCCAAACGGAGTAACAACAACTTTGCCACCACATACTGGACAAACTACATCCTTAATATCCTTTGCTTCTACATTATCAAAATCGAAGGTTACCTCTGATTTGCCTTCTTCGTTTTTCTTAAGGACAAGGCAGGCATCAAACTTCTTACCTGATTTGCCTTTGAAGCCACGAATAGTTTTGGTGTGTCCTTCTGTAAGAAGCTCTTTTACATCACCATCGCCAATCTTTTTAGAAGCAATCTCTCCTATAACAAAATTACATTTATTCTCTTTATCAAAGTATTTTTCGCAAGCAAAACCGAAGTTTGTCTTTATGATTTTATTGCCGCAATCAGGACAAACCACATCTGCCAAATAGTTAGGAGCTACATCATCGAAATCAAATACAAGCTCTGTACGACCTGTCTCTTCGTTCTTTTTAAGAACAAGCCTTGCATCAAACTTCTTTCCAGTCTTGCCCTTAAAGCCTCTAAGTGTATCTGACTTTCCCTCTTTAAGAATCTCAGTAACAACCTGGGCACTGATATTCTTGCCAGCGATTGTCTTTCCTATATAAAACTTACATGAATTTTCATCCTGTGCATTAAAATTAGCACAGCCATATCCACTAGGACGAACAAGAATATCTCCGCCACAATCAGGGCATTTAACATCTGGAAGCTTTTCCGCCTCAATTCCATCAAAGTTAAAGCTAAGTACCTTCTTGCCCTCTTCGTTTTCTTTTAATTGAATCTTGGCGCTGAACTTCTGATTAGTCTTTGACTTGAAACCAGTAAGCACATCAGTAATTCCATTATTAAGAAGTGTGGTAAGCTCCTCCAATGAAATCTTTCTGCCGGCGATTTCACCAACAGAGAAATAGCACTGATTTTCCTCCTGGAAACGATGCTCACATGCAAATCCATAACCAGTCTTTGCGATTCTTCCACCACAAACAGGACATTTCAAATCCTCAACATACTCAGTAGGTGTTTCAGAGAAATCAAAGCTAACGTTGAATTCACCATC
It contains:
- a CDS encoding UDP-N-acetylglucosamine pyrophosphorylase; amino-acid sequence: MEQTKIKSMYNLDETIAKDLFDGKEYPWEVLPEISEFIKKLGPTLDPEKFEKRGEDVWVAKSAKVFDSAYLNGPLIIDEDAEVRQCAFIRGSAIVGKNCVVGNSTELKNVVLFNNVQVPHYNYVGDSVLGYKSHMGAGSITSNVKQDKTLVVVKSRDGEKIETGLKKFGAMLGDNVEVGCNSVLNPGTVVCPRSNVYPLSSVRGVVEADSIFKSQDNIVKKN
- a CDS encoding SPFH domain-containing protein translates to MGLIQAVKGSVSGELANQWKELFVSDSMASDVLVKRAVHKMTGRGTNTQGDVDVISHGSAIIVNEGQCALLVDSGRIIDVAAEAGAYEWEDNGSASIFAGDFLDVFKEFGRRFTFGGEKPVQQRVYFVNTKDIVGLKFGTPSPIPFRILDNNIGLDLDTTLKLNGNYSMRVSDPTQLYVNLAGNVKNEYTVDDIQDQLRATFIQALQPALGKLTALGVRPSGIPAYTKEISEAMSDELDQEWTDKYGLAITSVQILTTVIPDKDADLLRELQKSGALRSQAMAGATLVQAQAEAMKTAAGNANGAAMGFFGMNMAMQAGGANAADLLNAGAAGMAAGQQFAGQPGQPVQPQMGQPQTAPAQDAGAAQPGRWFCPNCGNENYGNFCVNCGTKRP